Proteins encoded by one window of Arachis ipaensis cultivar K30076 chromosome B04, Araip1.1, whole genome shotgun sequence:
- the LOC107636936 gene encoding uncharacterized protein LOC107636936, which yields MGFGQRWREWVMECVGTTSMSVFDKWFTNKAAQDRKRMIGEAVRNGRISHLFVGRDNIELSHLQFADDTVLFCPTEEETIKNYKRLLQCFELMSGLSINFDKSSLIPINCEHQWILSMCILLGCKEASLPVRYLGIPLGANPRLIKTWKSVIDKVEEKLSL from the exons ATGGGTTTTGGGCAAAGGTGGAGGGagtgggttatggagtgtgtcGGCACAACGTCTATGTCGGTTTTTGATAAATGGTTCACCAACAAAGCCGCTCAAGATAGAAAGAG AATGATTGGAGAGGCAGTTAGAAATGGCCGGATATCTCATTTATTTGTTGGGAGAGATAATATAGAATTGTCACATCTCCAGTTTGCCGATGACACTGTCTTGTTCTGTCCGACAGAGGAGGAGACTATTAAGAACTACAAGAGGCTCCTACAATGTTTCGAGTTGATGTCGGGGTTAAGCATCAATTTTGATAAATCCAGCTTGATCCCAATCAATTGTGAACATCAGTGGATTCTAAGCATGTGCATCTTGTTAGGGTGTAAGGAAGCTTCTTTGCCGGTTAGATACCTTGGAATTCCTTTAGGAGCTAACCCGAGGTTGATCAAGACTTGGAAGTCAGTTATAGACAAAGTGGAGGAGAAGCTCAGCTTATGA